The genomic DNA AGCCGGGCCGCCGCGGCACCGCCAGCTGTATCGTGGCCGCCCTGGATTGTCTGGCCCGCCGCCATGATGCCGAGGAGCCGATCGCCTTCATCCATGCCGACCACCATGTCCGTGACGCCGAGGGCTTTGCCCGTTCCTTCATCATCGCCGCCGCCGCCGCCAAAGAGAAGCGCTCCATCGCCCTGGTGGGTGTTGAGCCGACCAACCCGGCGACAGGCTTTGGCTATATCGAGAAAGGTGAGCCGATCCGGCTTGATTCCATCGTCCACTACGTCTGCGACTTCAAGGAAAAACCAGATTTCGACACCGCCCGCAACTACGTTGAAAGCGGCCGCTACCTCTGGAACTGCGGCTACTTCGTCGGTACGCTGACCATCTTCTTGGGCGCTATGCAAAAGCACGCGCCGGTCCTGTATGAGAACTTCCAGAAGCTGCAGGACATCAACGAGGACGCCAAGCGCTACAACGACACCTATCTTAGCTTTGAGAACGAAACCATCGACATCGCCCTGATCGAAAAGGTCGACAACCTGCTGGCCGTCCCCGCCACCTTCGACTGGATGGACGTCGGCTCCTTCAAGGACCTGCATGACGCCAACCCGTCAGATGAAGCCGGTAACTTCTGCAAGGGCAAGGACATCTATCCACTGGAAGTCGAGAACGCTTTCATCCGCAACGAGGAGGACAAGCCCGTCGCCGTCATCGGCCTGGATAACATCGTCGTCGTCAATACCAAGCACGGTATCCTGGTGGCCCGCAAGGATATGAGCCAGCGCGTCGGTGATATCGCCAAGGCGATCCAAAAGGCCAAGGCCACCTAGGCCTTGCTGCAACGCACGCACCCATCATGACAAAACCACTGACCAAGAAACCCTTTTTCCGGTACTCGGTGGTGGGAACGGCTTCGTCAGTACTTGACTACGTGGTATTGGTTGCCTTGTTCCATGGCCTGCACGCTCCCCTCCCCGTGGCGGCGACCGCCGGATATATCGCCGGTCTGCTTTTTAACTTCGTCGTCAACAAGAAATGGGCTTTCAAGGCCAAGGGCGGTGCCAAGCACACCGGCAAGCAGGCACTGAAGTATGCCGTGCTCCTGGCGGTGAACCTGCTGGTGCTCAACCTGGCGCTGCAGTGGCTTGATGACTATGGTATCGGGCCGGAATACGGCAAGATTATCGTCACCCTGGGCATTACGGTCTGGAATTACTTCTTCTACCGCCGGGTCATCTTCAAACCAAAACATCCCCGTCGTCATCAGGACGGATCGGACCGATCTTCGGCGGCGTCGGCGGCAGGGCCGGAGGCTGGGGAGCGGGCGGCGGGCCGGCATTCGGATTAGTGTGGTTCAGGACTGACTCGCGCAGCTCGTTGATGAAACGGGCAGTGCTGAAACGCTCGGCGGAGTCGCTGACGGTGCGGGGGTCAAAGTTGATCATTTCAAAACGTCCGATGGCTGCCATCAGTGAGTCGACCGTCTGTGATTCAAAGAAGACGCCGTTGATGCCATCCTGGATATAATCGAGCGCGCCGCCGTTCTTGTAGGCGATGACGGGCGTGCCGGCGGAAAGCGCCTCTACCGGTGTGATGCCAAAATCTTCGCGGCCAGGGAAGATGAGCGCCTTGGCCTGCTGGAAATAAGCAGTGATGTCAGCGTCCTCAATGTTCTCCAAAAAGAGCACGTTGGCGCCGCCCCGCCGCTTCAGCTCCTCGTGTTCACTTCCCTTGCCGATCACGACCAGCCGCTTGTTCAGCTGCGAGCAGGCCACGACGGCCAGGTCGAGCCGCTTGTAGGGAATCTGGCGGCCGACCACCAGGTAGTAATCCTGCTTCTGCACCGGTGCCTGCGGGCGCAGGCGGTTGGTGTCGACCGGCGGGAAGATGACTTCGGAATCGCGGTTATAGTACTCTTTGATGCGGCGTTGTACCTCATGGGAGTTGGCAATGAAGCGGTTGACGCCGTGAGTACTCTCCAGGTCGCGCTTCCGCATCCAGCGCACAAAAGCCGGCATGACCAGCCGGACGAGGGGATTGAGCATGCCAAAGCCCGGATTCTGCATGTATTCCTCGTAGTGGCTCCAGTAATAGCGGATGGGGCTGTGGCAATAGCAGATGTGCATGGCCATCTGTTTTCGGGTGACGACTGCCTTGGCTTCGGCGCTGGCGCTGGACAGGATGATGTCGTATTCCTTAAGATCTAACTTCTTAAAGGCGGCAGGCCGCAGCACCGGCCAGAGCTGGTGCTTATAGCGCAGGGATTTTGGCAATTTCTGCAGCCAGGTGGTGCGCACATCCAGGCCTAAGAAGGCCGGGCAGCCCTCCGGGTTGAACACCGAGGTAAAGATTGGCGCATCCGGAAACGCCTCGTGCATCGCCAAGACGACGCGCTCGGCGCCGCCCATATTGGTGAGCCAGTCGCAGACAATCGCAATCTCAGGGCTGCTGGTCTCTTCTGTCTCGCTCATCGTGCCCCCCGTTTAAATATGACGACCGGGAGAGTCTTGAGCAGGATTTTCATGTCCAGCCAAAAACTCCAGTTCTGTGCATAGTATAGCTCAAGTTCGACGCGCTGCTCAAAGCGCAATTGGTTACGGCCTGAAACCTGCCAGAGGCCGGTAATGCCTGATTTGACGCTGTGCAACAGGGCGCCGCGGCCACGGTAGAGGGGCAGTTCCTGCGGCAGGATGGGGCGCGGACCCACCAAGCTCAGGTCGCCCTTCAGGACGTTGAACAGCTGTGGCAATTCATCCAACGAGGTAGCCCGGATGAACCGGCCGAACATGGTGATGCGTGGATCATTGACCACTTTGCGGTTGATCTCGTATTCGCGGGCCAGGTCTTCCCTGCCCATCTCGCGGAATTCTTCGGCGGCGTCCTTCTTGCCGTACTTGCTGCTCATGCTGCGGAATTTGATGAGGCGGAAAGGCTCTGAATAGCGGGTGAGCCGTTTGCTCAGGTAAAAGACCGGTCCAGGATTGAGTATCAATTGTAGTAAAATAAGCAACAAGAACAGTGGTGACAGCACGATGAGCGCCAGGCTGGTAGCCAGCACATCAAACCAGCGCTTTACCAGCTCACCCCAGCCGATCAGCGGCGTCTGGTGGACGTTGATGATGGGATAGCCCAAAAAGATATCGATGGTGTTCTTGCCGGAGTAAAACTCGGCTTCGCCAGGGATGAAACTGTACTGGATGTGGCGCTCCTGGGCGACGCTCAAAATATTCTGGTTATGGGTGGCCGATTCGTACAGGTTAGTCTGGATGATACCGGTGACGCCCATGCTTTCCAGTGCAGCCAGGGCTTTATCAACGGAGGTAAAGTGCTCGCCGCGGAAACCATGGGGCACCAGGTGCTTGGGACAGACCAGGGCCACGACGCGGTAGCCGGAGCGGCGGGTATCGCTGAGGCTGCCCACGATGTCACGCGTGGCGTCACTCTCGCCGATGATCATTATCTTATTGATGCCGACACCGATGCGGAAGAGATAAGTACGTAACTGGCGCATGATTTCGCGGCCCAGGACCAGCAGGATGAAGGCGCCGCCAAAGCTATAAATGGCCACCAGGCGGGCCGGGAAGATCGGCCGGTTGATGGCGTACGAAAAACCAAGCATCAACAGGATGCCGATGAAGCTGCCGATGAACAACCGGCCAACTTCGGTCAGCCGCTTGGAATAGACCGACGAACTATAGAGTCCCAGGAATCCGAAGATGATCTGCCAGAGCGGCGCGATGATCAGTGCGGTCACAAAGAAATCATAGGCATAGACCGGCACCAGCAGCGGCCGGGTGTCTATTTGGGTACGTATAAAATAGGCCACGCTGAAGGCGGCAACCAGGATGATGAAATCGGCGATAATCAGCGATAAGCTGTACGACCGGGCGGATTTAGTAGGCATATGTTTGTAGGGTTGACCTGGCAGTATTGTATCATTAAGGGAGTGAAATCACAGCTGAAGGGCATGGCGGCAGGGCAGGGGTTCGCGCGGTTGGCGGGCCTGTTTGCGGCCGGTGCGGTCGCGCTGGTCATTGCTTTGATGTCGTTTCATGCCTTCCTTAGCACCTGGGCGGGCGCGGCGCTTGGTAATGAGCTGGTGTGGAAGTCCTGGAAGGAGCTGGTGCTGGGGGTGGCGATTATCGGGTTGCTGACCAGCGCCTATTGGTACCGTGATGTGTTCCTGCGCGTCGTCCGGCGGCCCATCAGCCTTGTAATCTTTGCCTTTTTAGGGCTGCACCTGCTGCTTGCGGCCATTCTGCAGACCCCGGGCGGCTCCACGCTGGCCGGCCTGATGACCAATCTGCGCTTTCTGGCAATCTTCCTGCTGGCGCAGCTGCTGGTAGAGCTGTTCCCGCACGGGACAGTGC from Candidatus Saccharibacteria bacterium includes the following:
- a CDS encoding mannose-1-phosphate guanylyltransferase; translation: MIIVIIAGGSGTRLWPLSTPSFPKHLLSLTGERSMLQTTYDRAAKVADSVYIVTESGHADELRAQLPELAPEAFIVEPGRRGTASCIVAALDCLARRHDAEEPIAFIHADHHVRDAEGFARSFIIAAAAAKEKRSIALVGVEPTNPATGFGYIEKGEPIRLDSIVHYVCDFKEKPDFDTARNYVESGRYLWNCGYFVGTLTIFLGAMQKHAPVLYENFQKLQDINEDAKRYNDTYLSFENETIDIALIEKVDNLLAVPATFDWMDVGSFKDLHDANPSDEAGNFCKGKDIYPLEVENAFIRNEEDKPVAVIGLDNIVVVNTKHGILVARKDMSQRVGDIAKAIQKAKAT
- a CDS encoding GtrA family protein, with the translated sequence MTKPLTKKPFFRYSVVGTASSVLDYVVLVALFHGLHAPLPVAATAGYIAGLLFNFVVNKKWAFKAKGGAKHTGKQALKYAVLLAVNLLVLNLALQWLDDYGIGPEYGKIIVTLGITVWNYFFYRRVIFKPKHPRRHQDGSDRSSAASAAGPEAGERAAGRHSD
- a CDS encoding glycosyltransferase, which codes for MSETEETSSPEIAIVCDWLTNMGGAERVVLAMHEAFPDAPIFTSVFNPEGCPAFLGLDVRTTWLQKLPKSLRYKHQLWPVLRPAAFKKLDLKEYDIILSSASAEAKAVVTRKQMAMHICYCHSPIRYYWSHYEEYMQNPGFGMLNPLVRLVMPAFVRWMRKRDLESTHGVNRFIANSHEVQRRIKEYYNRDSEVIFPPVDTNRLRPQAPVQKQDYYLVVGRQIPYKRLDLAVVACSQLNKRLVVIGKGSEHEELKRRGGANVLFLENIEDADITAYFQQAKALIFPGREDFGITPVEALSAGTPVIAYKNGGALDYIQDGINGVFFESQTVDSLMAAIGRFEMINFDPRTVSDSAERFSTARFINELRESVLNHTNPNAGPPPAPQPPALPPTPPKIGPIRPDDDGDVLV
- a CDS encoding sugar transferase, coding for MPTKSARSYSLSLIIADFIILVAAFSVAYFIRTQIDTRPLLVPVYAYDFFVTALIIAPLWQIIFGFLGLYSSSVYSKRLTEVGRLFIGSFIGILLMLGFSYAINRPIFPARLVAIYSFGGAFILLVLGREIMRQLRTYLFRIGVGINKIMIIGESDATRDIVGSLSDTRRSGYRVVALVCPKHLVPHGFRGEHFTSVDKALAALESMGVTGIIQTNLYESATHNQNILSVAQERHIQYSFIPGEAEFYSGKNTIDIFLGYPIINVHQTPLIGWGELVKRWFDVLATSLALIVLSPLFLLLILLQLILNPGPVFYLSKRLTRYSEPFRLIKFRSMSSKYGKKDAAEEFREMGREDLAREYEINRKVVNDPRITMFGRFIRATSLDELPQLFNVLKGDLSLVGPRPILPQELPLYRGRGALLHSVKSGITGLWQVSGRNQLRFEQRVELELYYAQNWSFWLDMKILLKTLPVVIFKRGAR